Genomic segment of Populus nigra chromosome 6, ddPopNigr1.1, whole genome shotgun sequence:
TGGAGGAAGAGAAACCTGTAGCTGGAGGGGGCTGAACCGCTGGATGTACAGCGCTTCAAGCCATACTCCGACTGTATTGGAGACCAGATTAAGATAAAAGGTTTGGGAGTCAAACATGCAAAGGAGATGAATCGGATAATCTGTTACTTTCAAGTCCCTATCGCAATAATTTGTCTCTAATGGTCaagatttgaagaaaaagaagaagaaaaaactgacTTCGTCCTTGCAACTTCTTTGAAGAGCTCGTATGAAATAGTACACATGACTACTTGTACTTCTTGCAAGgcattagtttattttatggtCTACTCTTTACGCTAGTTTCATAAGAAAGCTTGAATTAAAGCAAGGGATGATGGAATGCAAGGCCCCTATGTTGTTTGGCTTGGCTTAGCTTGGATGTGCCATTGAACCAAATGGCTTGATTTCTCTACGAGCACCTGACCATAAAAAGGAACCTTGCAGGATTAAATTGTATAAAGGAAGCGGTACAGTGGTCCCATTTGTTTTCAACGAATGCTGCTACTCTACATCTAGGCTCACGTTTGTCAAAGAGGTTAGGAAATTCGAAGCATGGACAAGAGCGGCCACGTGGTTCGAAAACAAAAGGACAAGAACAGCCATGAGAAAACCATTTAAAACAGCATACAGATAAGTTGAATACTGTCAATGGCATTTCTCCAGCAGAAGCACGCATATAACAAATCTACGAGTAGATAGCAGGAAAAATGAGATATTTTACTACTTCCAACTCCTATAGCTCAGCAGAAGCACCTCTAGCAGTGTCATTTTCTAGTCCTTTGCATCTGCAATGCCTCCTGATGTTATCTGAAACACGTGCTTCGGTCAAGAATAACTTCTCAATAACTATTAAACACTTGGCTGGAAATTAGGATCAGAGAAGACGCATTATTGTTCTTCGGATTTTACTTCAGCagcctttttatcattttatcaaaaaagaagCCAACCCTGTATCATATAatcattttttcatgaaaacatgattaattaaaCCAGAATCAAAAGGTAAAGCAAAACCAATTGTATCGAGATTAAGGATATTGCTTCAGCCTCAGGCAAATTTGGGGCATCAAACACCTTGCATACCCGCTGTTCACCTTTGCCTTTCCTGAACATCAACCTGATAGTGGCTGCATGGGCAAGCACATGCCCTCCTGCTGGTTTTTTCGGATCTGATATGAACATTCCTCCACCTGGGTCAGCTATGACTGCAACCAACAAATCGATGTTATATTTCAGCTCTAAAATGCAATCAccagaaataaaattataccgTGCTGAATGCACCACCATGATTTTCAGCGAGCTACAGGTCATAGGTGTATAGATATGTGGGGAAAAACCAACTAGCTACATAAAAGAAGACCTTATAATGATGGAATCAAAGCTGTGTGGCAAATTATTTATAACTTCCATGAGTGATAATATAAGTCAAGATTACCTTGGTTGGTCATGTAGACTGCAACGTTAAATTCCTCAGCTATCTTTATCAACCGTGACAGCATCTGTGCCAATTTTTGCTGCGAAGGGTAGATGTTAATGTCATTGAAAATAAACGATACGGATATGATATTATAGGCACTAAAGACTTTGGAATTCACCTGACGCTCTGCAAGCTCTCCCCTTCCAGTAAAATCCACCCGAAAGAGAGCGATAACAGAATCAACAATCTGAACTCATAGGCGCACAATCAGACTTCATCATACCAAGCCTCATAGTGCAGGCATCACAGGCAAGTTGGCAACTCACCTTAAAAGAAGAGGGGGGGAAACTCACCAGAAGTCTGTATGGCTCTTCAGACATTTTTGCAGCCAGACCAAGAAGCAAGTTGTATTGATGCTCATAAGTATATGCACGGGCATAAATGATCTTCCACATTCACAGAAAAAACAGTGACAGAGGAGATCAGCTTCCATAAGTCAATTAATAATAGAATAGAAATTCATACTTACATTGTCAAGGACAGCTCCTGGGTCCATTCCAAATCTTTCAGCTATAGGGACAATTCTATCAGGTCGGCTGCAAGAACAGAGTTAAGGAAGCAAACAGGAACTGCCAAGGTATCATATGATTATAATTCTCCATtactttttcatgaaaaaaggaATTGTATATACTGGAACAGGTTAAGACGGAAGGGAAAACAGAAAGAATACAAAGTTCCTTCAGTATCAATGTAAGCAACCTTTCCATTTCCACCATGCATTTGTGTAGGAAGCTGCAAACGCAATACGAATTCATATTTAGCAAAGCTTAGGGCACATATTGTCATTTCCAAATCTGAAATTCAGATAATGAGTCTTCTGCATAAATCAATGGCAGTGCTACCCACGACATCACATCATGACTGGCACTCTCACTGAAGGACTTCAtcagaaaaacaagaaataatgtTCGTACATGACTTCAAATTCTTTTAACTGGAAAATAATTCTCAAGAAAATAATTGTGTTATGCCTAAATTTTGGCAGTAACAATTTGGAGATCAGTGGATCAATGTTGTCCATTTTTAGGCTCAGATTTTTGTAAACTTTTTACTTATTCCAAGAATATCCTTATTATTAACagataatcatatttttttcaattgaagaCAAATTCAACATTCCTTGAAACAGGCATCACCTATCATGCCATATTTTAACAGCACTGATGAGTAACAACTAATATTCTCATTTTAAACAGACACCACAGCCATAGATATTTTACCAGCAACCTTATTAAAGAGTAAAACGATAGAGGAACCTGTGTAGAGACGCAAAGAGTATGAGCGAGCTGTGTCTTCCcggatctaaaaataatattgctaTGGTTAGTGTACAAGTACAGAGATTTTAGGATCTGTGAGAACGAAGAGAAGATGTCAACAGAAAATACAGTAATTTATAGGAAAAGGTTTGTTCTTACCGGAATTCCCCAAAAGCTTCTGTGATAGCCGAAGTTTCAATCCCACCTTTCAAATCAATCAAGACGATCATATCAATCacagaaaaacaaattgcagCACATTATGTGAATGCATATACACCAGCAGCACAGACAATTCTAAGCGAATCTAGGTATGATAGATTACCCCCTAAGAGTTCATCCAGGGCTTGACTTCCAGTTGTGATGCGAATCACAGATTTCCTCTACAGCATAAAAGCATAAAACAAGAATGAGATTTAAACTTGAAAGGCGATAAAAACCAGAAGCTGGAACTATAAGATTTGAATATCTCCTCAAATTTAGAAAGCAAGAGGAATTTGAACTTACTTTGAGCAGAGCATCACTTCCGGTTATATAGCCATAattctgaaaagaaaataaagtgaTTTCAACAGTGCATCAAAATCAAGCTTAAAAACATTATCACCATCTTGATTATTATCCTATAAAACGAGCACTAACTACTATCTTTTCAGCAGCTTCACAAATCTTGTCAACTTTGGCCTCGGACAATCCTTTGATTCCAGTCAAGTGCTGCATAAAAAGAAGGTAATGGTAATCAGATGGAGCTAAAACACTTACATTTAAATGACCAGTGTTGGAAATAAGTTGTATACCTTCTTCGTGAACATCATCAAGCCATTGCAGGTGTAAATACCTGCATCTTGAAGCTTCTTGACATCTCCAGCATTGATGCCTTGATTGATCACTGCACGAAATGCATAGATGCATCACAATTCACAAACAAGGAGACCGAGCATTGAgcaacaaaatataattaagttgatCTTCTCAATAAATCAAGTAAAATTCATCGACAGTAGTACACCAAATCTCAAGGCACGGAGAAAAATTCAAGTTCAATTGAAACAGTAAATACTCAGCAATGATGTCCTAGTTAATCTTCTCAtgaataggaaaaaaacaaagagaaatcaAGAGCAGGACATGTACAATATTCTGTCGccatttttatttacattttttatagAACTGAGTTGAAAGCTAAATACTAACACAGCAGATAGATCAAAGAGGAAGCGTCTTTTACCACACCAACATCGAAGGATTTTCGTgtacaaattcaaattaaaataatgaaaagtgCACACAAATCGAGAATCCGAGTTAAGGAGCAGaaaaaaggatatatatatataagtaagtAAAATTCGAGTTGTGATTTAAGCATCCacacaaacaaaaacacaaaagcaGATCATCAAcactgggggggggggggggggggcgagTAAAAATCGATAGAGGAAACAATCGGTAAtgcagagagaaagagagcttATAATTTGTATCTTACACTTTTCGATTGCTTCGAACAAGTCGTCTTCGCCATCCATTTCTTCTCGCTCCATAAGCTGTAGATGGTTTTGCTCTTCGGCTCTAAAAACAACCATCACGAGCACAGGAAAATTGAGGAATTAGTAAGTAATTGCTACTGTTAATCATGTCTCTGGTCAAATAAAGATCAGAGGAGGGATAAAGTACTGATTAGCTTAATAGACTTTTACTTGAGTGCGGTCATCTTCGCTGACTTGCAGTAGAAGAAACTTCAACTTTTAGACTTTTAGTGTTTGTTAATAGTGATTTgtttaagagagagagattttgatTTGAAATGCAAATTGTGTGAGACAGGCGTGAATTTAAAGAGGCGGGAGTATGGAATTCcggcggggggggggggggggggggggggttaaaaatttatttcactcGTGGGTTTGTTTGGcggtgtggttgcggttgcttttcaaatagttttttatgtcaaaatgcatgctaatgatattttattatttttgacatcagcacatcaaaatgatttgaaaacactaaaaacatattaatttgaagttaataaaaaaataaaaaaattttaaattttgtcaaaagcgtttttgaaacgcagaaacaaacaggCCCTAGTCACAGACGGTTGAGATCCACGATTATTTCATCTGATGCCGCTCGTCTTGTGTTAAGACAGCGTTTTGGAACG
This window contains:
- the LOC133696854 gene encoding meiotic recombination protein DMC1 homolog isoform X2, with product MTALKAEEQNHLQLMEREEMDGEDDLFEAIEKLINQGINAGDVKKLQDAGIYTCNGLMMFTKKHLTGIKGLSEAKVDKICEAAEKIVNYGYITGSDALLKRKSVIRITTGSQALDELLGGGIETSAITEAFGEFRSGKTQLAHTLCVSTQLPTQMHGGNGKVAYIDTEGTFRPDRIVPIAERFGMDPGAVLDNIIYARAYTYEHQYNLLLGLAAKMSEEPYRLLIVDSVIALFRVDFTGRGELAERQQKLAQMLSRLIKIAEEFNVAVYMTNQVIADPGGGMFISDPKKPAGGHVLAHAATIRLMFRKGKGEQRVCKVFDAPNLPEAEAISLISIQLVLLYLLILV
- the LOC133696854 gene encoding meiotic recombination protein DMC1 homolog isoform X1, with translation MVVFRAEEQNHLQLMEREEMDGEDDLFEAIEKLINQGINAGDVKKLQDAGIYTCNGLMMFTKKHLTGIKGLSEAKVDKICEAAEKIVNYGYITGSDALLKRKSVIRITTGSQALDELLGGGIETSAITEAFGEFRSGKTQLAHTLCVSTQLPTQMHGGNGKVAYIDTEGTFRPDRIVPIAERFGMDPGAVLDNIIYARAYTYEHQYNLLLGLAAKMSEEPYRLLIVDSVIALFRVDFTGRGELAERQQKLAQMLSRLIKIAEEFNVAVYMTNQVIADPGGGMFISDPKKPAGGHVLAHAATIRLMFRKGKGEQRVCKVFDAPNLPEAEAISLISIQLVLLYLLILV